A section of the Bradyrhizobium oligotrophicum S58 genome encodes:
- a CDS encoding sigma-54-dependent transcriptional regulator, whose protein sequence is MAASILIADDDPVQRRLVENMVQKCGYEAVVVETGDAVIEKLTHPDAGPIDAIVLDLVMPGLDGMGVLSKMREMGISIPVIVQTAHGGIDNVVSAMRAGAQDFVVKPVGIERLQVSLRNALNTSALKGELQRIRHSREGRLTFADIITRAEAMAPILRIAEKAAASSIPVLIEGESGVGKELFARAIHGTSERKMKPFVAVNCGAIPDNLVESILFGHEKGAFTGATERHTGKFVEAHGGTLFLDEVSELPLTAQVKLLRALQEGAVEAVGGRKPVKVDVRIISATNRRLLDRVKEGHFREDLFYRLHVLPLTIPPLRARREDIPHLLRHFLARFAAEENRTVSGIAGEAVAYLTRLDWPGNIRQLENAVYRAVVMSESDQLGVADFPLIPTHVAPVEPAPALMVERPIDLALPSLVPGSEVPIAPLTSHGSLPMLTAGGDVRPLEEMEHEIIRFAIAHYRGQMSEVARRLKIGRSTLYRKLDEANGETQSTESPPL, encoded by the coding sequence ATGGCTGCCAGCATTTTGATTGCCGATGATGATCCGGTCCAGCGCCGGCTGGTGGAGAACATGGTTCAGAAATGCGGCTACGAGGCGGTCGTCGTCGAGACCGGCGATGCCGTCATCGAAAAGCTGACCCATCCCGACGCCGGCCCCATCGACGCCATCGTGCTCGATCTCGTGATGCCTGGCCTCGACGGCATGGGCGTCCTGTCCAAGATGCGCGAGATGGGCATCTCGATCCCCGTGATCGTACAGACCGCGCATGGCGGCATCGACAATGTGGTCTCGGCGATGCGCGCCGGCGCCCAGGATTTCGTCGTCAAGCCGGTCGGCATCGAGCGGCTGCAGGTCTCCTTGCGCAATGCGCTCAATACCTCGGCCTTGAAGGGCGAATTGCAGCGCATCCGGCACAGCCGCGAAGGGCGGCTGACCTTCGCCGACATCATCACGCGCGCGGAGGCCATGGCACCGATCCTGCGCATCGCGGAAAAGGCGGCGGCCTCGTCGATCCCCGTCCTGATCGAGGGCGAATCAGGCGTCGGCAAGGAGCTGTTCGCCCGCGCCATCCATGGCACCAGCGAGCGCAAGATGAAGCCGTTCGTCGCGGTCAATTGCGGCGCGATTCCGGACAATCTGGTGGAATCGATCCTGTTCGGTCACGAGAAGGGCGCATTCACTGGCGCGACCGAGCGCCACACCGGCAAGTTCGTCGAAGCGCATGGCGGCACGCTGTTCCTCGACGAGGTCTCCGAGCTGCCGCTCACGGCCCAGGTCAAGCTGTTGCGTGCGCTGCAGGAAGGTGCGGTCGAGGCGGTCGGAGGCCGCAAGCCGGTGAAGGTCGACGTTCGCATCATCTCGGCGACCAATCGCCGCCTGCTCGATCGCGTCAAGGAAGGTCACTTTCGCGAGGACCTGTTCTACCGGCTGCACGTGCTGCCGCTGACCATTCCGCCGTTGCGGGCGCGCCGCGAGGATATCCCGCATCTGCTGCGCCATTTTCTCGCGCGCTTCGCAGCCGAGGAGAACCGGACTGTTTCGGGCATCGCCGGCGAGGCCGTCGCCTATCTGACCAGGCTCGACTGGCCCGGCAACATCCGCCAGCTCGAAAATGCGGTCTATCGCGCGGTTGTCATGAGCGAGAGCGACCAGCTCGGCGTCGCGGACTTTCCGCTGATCCCGACTCACGTGGCGCCGGTCGAGCCCGCGCCTGCGCTGATGGTGGAGCGCCCCATCGACCTTGCGCTGCCCTCCCTGGTGCCGGGTAGCGAAGTACCCATCGCCCCCCTGACCTCGCATGGCAGCCTGCCGATGCTGACCGCGGGCGGGGACGTGCGTCCGCTGGAGGAGATGGAGCATGAGATCATCCGCTTCGCCATCGCCCATTACCGCGGCCAGATGTCGGAGGTGGCGCGCCGTCTCAAAATCGGACGCTCGACGCTCTATCGCAAGCTCGACGAAGCCAATGGTGAGACCCAGTCGACGGAGTCGCCGCCGCTGTGA
- a CDS encoding M3 family oligoendopeptidase, whose translation MTSRASSALRKPTRSALQTKAAKAKPAKKPTAKPAAKSTSKPKPAVVRAARGATAKSSAKPAKKAAAAKTGIGALPEWNLGDLYMGIEAPEIAHDLAKMDSECVAFETDYKGKLAEHVAREDGGEWLAGAVRRYEAIDDLAGRLGSFAGLAHAGDSVDPAISKFYGDISERLTAASTHLLFFPLELNRIDDAVIERAMETPALGHYRPWIEDLRKDKPYQLEDRVEQLFHEKSQTGYSAWNRLFDQTIAGLRFQVGAKELAIEPTLNFLQDRDGAKRKAAAEALAKTFKANERTFALITNTLAKDKDISDRWRGFQDVADSRHLNNRVEREVVDALVASVRAAYPKLSHRYYQLKARWFKKKKLAHWDRNAPLPFAANATIAWPEAKNMVLTAYRGFSPEMADIAQRFFDDSWIDAPVRPGKAPGAFSHPTTPSAHPYVLMNYQGKPRDVMTLAHELGHGVHQVLAAKNGALMAPTPLTLAETASVFGEMLTFKRLLSETKDARQRQALLAGKVEDMINTVVRQIAFYSFERAVHTERKNGELTAERLGQIWLSVQTESLGEAIEIKPGYENFWMYIPHFIHSPFYVYAYAFGDCLVNSLYAVYEHAADGFAERYLAMLAAGGTKHYSELLKPFGLDAKDPKFWDGGLSVIAGMIDELEAMG comes from the coding sequence ATGACCTCGCGCGCCTCTTCTGCCCTTCGCAAGCCGACCCGATCCGCACTCCAGACCAAAGCCGCCAAGGCCAAGCCGGCGAAGAAGCCCACGGCCAAGCCCGCAGCCAAATCGACGTCCAAGCCGAAGCCGGCAGTGGTCAGGGCTGCGCGTGGTGCAACGGCCAAATCATCTGCCAAGCCGGCAAAGAAGGCGGCCGCAGCGAAGACCGGCATCGGTGCGCTGCCCGAATGGAATCTCGGCGACCTTTATATGGGCATCGAGGCGCCGGAGATTGCTCACGATCTCGCGAAGATGGATTCTGAATGCGTCGCGTTTGAGACCGACTACAAGGGCAAGCTCGCCGAGCACGTCGCGCGCGAGGACGGCGGCGAATGGCTCGCAGGCGCGGTGCGACGCTATGAGGCGATCGACGATCTCGCCGGGCGGCTCGGCTCGTTCGCCGGGCTCGCGCATGCCGGCGACAGCGTCGATCCCGCGATCTCGAAGTTCTACGGCGACATCTCGGAGCGGCTGACGGCCGCGTCGACGCATCTGCTGTTCTTCCCGCTCGAGCTCAACCGCATCGACGACGCCGTGATCGAGCGCGCGATGGAGACGCCCGCGCTCGGCCACTATCGGCCGTGGATCGAGGATCTGCGCAAAGACAAGCCCTATCAGCTCGAGGACCGGGTGGAGCAGCTGTTCCACGAGAAATCGCAGACCGGATACTCGGCCTGGAACCGGCTGTTCGACCAGACCATCGCCGGCCTCCGCTTCCAGGTCGGGGCCAAGGAACTCGCGATCGAGCCGACGCTGAACTTCCTGCAGGACCGTGACGGCGCCAAGCGCAAGGCGGCCGCCGAGGCGCTGGCCAAGACCTTCAAGGCCAATGAGCGCACCTTCGCGCTGATCACCAACACGCTCGCCAAGGACAAGGACATCTCCGACCGCTGGCGCGGCTTCCAGGACGTCGCCGACTCCCGCCACCTCAACAACCGCGTCGAGCGCGAGGTGGTCGATGCGCTGGTGGCGTCGGTGCGCGCGGCCTATCCGAAGCTGTCGCATCGCTACTATCAGCTCAAGGCGCGCTGGTTCAAAAAGAAGAAGCTCGCGCATTGGGACCGCAATGCGCCGCTGCCATTCGCCGCCAATGCCACCATCGCCTGGCCGGAAGCGAAGAACATGGTGCTGACGGCCTATCGCGGCTTCTCGCCGGAAATGGCCGACATCGCGCAGCGCTTCTTCGACGACAGCTGGATCGATGCGCCGGTGCGGCCGGGCAAGGCGCCCGGCGCATTCTCGCATCCGACCACGCCGTCGGCGCATCCCTATGTGCTGATGAACTACCAGGGCAAGCCGCGCGACGTGATGACGCTCGCGCATGAGCTCGGCCATGGCGTGCACCAGGTGCTCGCGGCCAAGAACGGCGCGCTGATGGCGCCGACGCCGCTGACCTTGGCGGAGACCGCAAGCGTGTTCGGCGAGATGCTGACCTTCAAGCGGCTGTTGTCGGAGACCAAGGATGCCAGGCAGCGCCAGGCGCTGCTTGCCGGCAAGGTCGAGGACATGATCAATACGGTGGTGCGGCAGATCGCGTTCTATTCGTTCGAGCGCGCCGTGCACACCGAGCGTAAGAACGGAGAGCTCACCGCGGAGCGGTTGGGGCAGATCTGGCTGTCGGTGCAGACCGAGAGCCTCGGCGAGGCGATCGAGATCAAGCCGGGCTACGAGAATTTCTGGATGTACATCCCGCACTTCATCCATTCGCCGTTCTACGTCTACGCCTACGCGTTCGGCGACTGTCTGGTGAACTCGCTCTACGCCGTCTACGAGCACGCCGCCGACGGCTTTGCCGAGCGCTATCTGGCGATGCTCGCGGCCGGCGGCACCAAGCACTATTCCGAGCTGCTCAAGCCGTTCGGCCTGGACGCCAAGGATCCCAAATTCTGGGATGGTGGCCTGTCGGTGATCGCCGGCATGATCGACGAGCTCGAGGCGATGGGGTAA
- a CDS encoding AbrB/MazE/SpoVT family DNA-binding domain-containing protein, with amino-acid sequence MKIEIKKIGNSDGLLLPRELMQRLDLKRGQQLHIVELPGGGFQALPYDPDFERTMEIADEIMDEYRDTLAALAK; translated from the coding sequence ATGAAGATCGAGATCAAGAAGATCGGTAATTCCGACGGCCTGCTGCTGCCGCGCGAGCTGATGCAGCGGCTCGATCTCAAGCGCGGTCAGCAGTTGCATATCGTTGAGTTGCCCGGCGGCGGGTTCCAGGCGCTGCCCTACGATCCGGATTTCGAGCGGACGATGGAGATCGCTGACGAGATCATGGATGAGTATCGCGACACCCTTGCCGCGCTCGCCAAATGA
- a CDS encoding type II toxin-antitoxin system death-on-curing family toxin produces MSEPQEPLGITYEQAIAIHARQLRRFGGAPGLRDEGMLRSALERPINKWSYEQATLPELAAAYAFGLAKNHAFVDGNKRIAFMAMMTFLRRNEIAFAPDPAHATTVILALAAGEVSEASLTRWIRDNWPPQ; encoded by the coding sequence ATGAGCGAGCCGCAAGAGCCGCTCGGGATCACCTACGAGCAGGCCATCGCGATCCACGCCCGGCAGCTGCGCAGGTTCGGCGGCGCGCCTGGACTGCGCGACGAGGGCATGCTGCGATCGGCCCTGGAGCGGCCGATCAACAAATGGAGCTATGAGCAGGCGACGCTGCCTGAGCTTGCTGCAGCCTACGCATTTGGCTTGGCCAAGAACCACGCCTTCGTCGATGGCAACAAGCGCATCGCCTTCATGGCGATGATGACGTTTCTGCGAAGAAACGAGATAGCGTTCGCGCCGGATCCGGCCCACGCCACGACCGTCATCCTCGCCCTCGCTGCCGGCGAGGTCAGCGAGGCCAGCCTGACCCGCTGGATTCGCGATAATTGGCCTCCCCAATAG
- a CDS encoding aa3-type cytochrome c oxidase subunit IV, which yields MANHGEIAYSTADGNDYAAHEATYEGFIKLVKYGSISVALIVILMAIFLV from the coding sequence ATGGCAAACCATGGCGAGATCGCCTACTCGACGGCTGACGGCAACGACTATGCGGCGCATGAGGCGACCTATGAGGGCTTCATCAAGCTGGTGAAGTATGGCTCGATCAGCGTCGCTCTGATCGTCATCTTGATGGCTATTTTCCTCGTTTAA
- a CDS encoding Re/Si-specific NAD(P)(+) transhydrogenase subunit alpha → MKIAVAKEIDPLEPRVAASPDTVKKFKALGAEIAVEPGAGIKSGLPDSEFTAAGATVSADALKDADIIIKVKRPEASELANYRRGTLVFAIMDPYGNDAALKAMADAGIASFAMELMPRITRAQVMDVLSSQANLAGYRAVIEGAEAFGRAFPMMMTAAGTVPATKVFVMGVGVAGLQAIATARRLGAMVSATDVRPATKEQVESLGAKFLAVEDEEFKNAQTAGGYAKEMSKEYQAKQAALTAEHIKKQDVIITTALIPGRPAPRLVTMEMVKSMRPGSVLVDLAVERGGNVEGVKLGETVEIDGVKIIGYPNLAGRVAASASSLYARNLFSFIETMIDKKDKALAVNWDDELVKATALTKDGAIVHPNFQPKA, encoded by the coding sequence ATGAAGATTGCCGTCGCCAAGGAAATCGACCCGTTGGAGCCGCGGGTCGCCGCCTCTCCCGACACGGTGAAGAAGTTCAAGGCGTTGGGCGCCGAGATCGCCGTCGAACCCGGCGCCGGCATCAAGTCCGGCCTGCCGGATTCGGAGTTCACGGCGGCGGGCGCAACCGTGAGCGCGGATGCGCTCAAGGACGCCGACATCATCATCAAGGTGAAGCGGCCGGAAGCCTCCGAGCTCGCCAATTACCGACGCGGCACGCTGGTCTTCGCGATCATGGACCCTTACGGCAACGACGCCGCGCTCAAGGCGATGGCCGATGCCGGCATTGCCTCGTTTGCGATGGAGCTGATGCCGCGCATCACCCGCGCGCAGGTGATGGACGTGCTGTCGAGCCAGGCGAACCTCGCCGGCTACCGCGCCGTCATCGAGGGCGCCGAGGCGTTCGGCCGGGCCTTTCCGATGATGATGACCGCGGCCGGCACCGTGCCGGCGACGAAGGTCTTCGTGATGGGCGTCGGCGTCGCCGGCCTGCAGGCGATCGCGACCGCGCGCCGGCTCGGCGCCATGGTCTCGGCCACCGACGTGCGTCCGGCCACCAAGGAGCAGGTGGAAAGTCTCGGCGCCAAGTTCCTGGCGGTCGAGGACGAGGAGTTCAAGAACGCGCAGACCGCCGGCGGCTACGCCAAGGAAATGTCGAAAGAGTACCAGGCCAAGCAGGCTGCTCTGACGGCGGAACACATCAAGAAGCAGGACGTCATCATCACGACCGCGCTGATCCCCGGCCGTCCCGCTCCGCGCCTTGTCACCATGGAGATGGTGAAGTCGATGCGCCCGGGCTCCGTGCTGGTCGACCTCGCGGTCGAGCGCGGCGGCAACGTCGAGGGCGTCAAGCTCGGCGAGACCGTCGAGATCGACGGCGTCAAGATCATCGGCTACCCCAATCTCGCAGGCCGGGTCGCCGCCTCGGCCTCCAGCCTCTACGCGCGCAACCTGTTCTCCTTCATCGAGACGATGATCGACAAGAAGGACAAGGCGCTCGCCGTCAATTGGGACGATGAACTGGTCAAGGCCACGGCTTTGACAAAGGACGGCGCCATCGTCCACCCGAACTTCCAGCCGAAGGCCTAA
- a CDS encoding proton-translocating transhydrogenase family protein — protein sequence MEHVVQAVDPFVFRLSIFVLAVFVGYFVVWSVTPALHTPLMSVTNAISSVIVVGALLAVGVPMVSSGSGLARAFGFIALIFACVNIFGGFLVTQRMLAMYKKKSK from the coding sequence ATGGAGCATGTCGTCCAAGCCGTCGATCCGTTCGTCTTCCGGCTGTCGATCTTCGTGCTGGCGGTTTTCGTCGGCTATTTCGTCGTGTGGTCGGTGACGCCGGCGCTGCACACGCCGCTGATGTCGGTCACCAACGCGATCTCCTCGGTGATCGTGGTCGGCGCGCTGCTCGCGGTCGGCGTTCCCATGGTGTCGAGCGGCAGCGGTCTGGCGCGGGCCTTCGGCTTCATCGCGCTGATCTTCGCCTGCGTGAACATCTTCGGAGGCTTCCTGGTCACCCAGCGCATGCTGGCGATGTACAAGAAGAAGTCCAAGTAA
- a CDS encoding NAD(P)(+) transhydrogenase (Re/Si-specific) subunit beta — protein MNANLSALLYLVAGVLFILSLRGLSSPASSRQGNFFGMAGMAIAVATTLAGHPPADAIAWILVILGVAIGGGIGAVIARRVPMTSMPELVAAFHSLVGMAAVLVAAGAFFAPEAFDIGTPGNIHPQSLVEMSLGVAIGALTFTGSVIAFLKLSARMSGAPIILPARHIINIALAVALVFFVVRLVMTGGGFDFLMVTLLALALGVLMIIPIGGADMPVVISMLNSYSGWAAAGIGFTLGNSALIITGALVGSSGAILSYIMCHAMNRSFISVILGGFGGETAAAGGGTGEQKPAKLGSADDAAFIMKNASKVIIVPGYGMAVAQAQHALRELADTLKKEGVEVKYAIHPVAGRMPGHMNVLLAEANVPYDEVFELEDINSEFAQADVAFVIGANDVTNPAAEEDKTSPIYGMPVLQVWKAGTVMFIKRSLASGYAGIDNPLFYRDNTMMLLGDAKKMTENIVKGM, from the coding sequence ATGAACGCCAATCTGTCGGCACTCCTTTATCTCGTGGCAGGTGTGCTGTTCATCCTGTCTCTCCGCGGGCTGTCGAGCCCGGCCTCCAGCCGCCAGGGCAATTTCTTCGGCATGGCCGGCATGGCGATCGCGGTCGCCACCACCCTGGCCGGGCATCCGCCGGCGGATGCGATCGCCTGGATCCTCGTGATCCTCGGCGTTGCGATCGGCGGCGGCATCGGTGCGGTGATTGCGCGCCGGGTGCCGATGACGTCGATGCCCGAGCTCGTCGCCGCCTTCCACTCGCTGGTCGGCATGGCCGCGGTGCTGGTCGCCGCCGGTGCGTTCTTCGCGCCGGAAGCCTTCGACATCGGCACGCCCGGCAACATCCATCCGCAGAGCCTGGTCGAGATGTCGCTCGGCGTCGCCATCGGCGCGCTGACCTTCACCGGCTCGGTCATCGCCTTCCTCAAGCTGTCCGCGCGGATGAGCGGCGCGCCGATCATCCTGCCGGCCCGTCACATCATCAACATCGCACTCGCCGTGGCGCTCGTCTTCTTCGTGGTCCGCCTGGTGATGACGGGCGGCGGCTTCGACTTCCTGATGGTGACGCTGCTGGCGCTGGCGCTCGGCGTGCTGATGATCATCCCGATCGGCGGCGCCGACATGCCGGTCGTGATCTCGATGCTGAACTCCTATTCGGGCTGGGCCGCGGCGGGCATCGGCTTCACGCTCGGCAATTCGGCGCTGATCATCACCGGCGCGCTGGTCGGCTCGTCCGGCGCGATCCTGTCCTACATCATGTGCCATGCGATGAACCGGTCCTTCATCTCGGTCATCCTCGGCGGCTTCGGCGGCGAGACGGCTGCGGCCGGTGGCGGCACGGGTGAGCAGAAGCCGGCCAAGCTGGGCTCGGCCGACGATGCGGCCTTCATCATGAAGAATGCCTCGAAGGTCATCATCGTGCCCGGCTACGGCATGGCCGTCGCTCAGGCGCAGCACGCGCTGCGCGAATTGGCGGATACGCTGAAGAAGGAAGGCGTCGAGGTGAAGTACGCCATTCACCCGGTTGCAGGCCGCATGCCGGGCCACATGAACGTGCTGCTCGCCGAAGCCAACGTGCCCTATGACGAGGTGTTCGAGCTCGAGGACATCAACTCGGAATTCGCCCAGGCCGACGTGGCGTTCGTCATCGGCGCCAACGACGTCACCAACCCCGCGGCGGAGGAGGACAAGACCTCGCCGATCTACGGCATGCCCGTGCTGCAGGTCTGGAAGGCCGGCACCGTGATGTTCATCAAGCGCTCGCTCGCCTCCGGTTATGCCGGCATCGATAATCCGCTGTTCTACCGCGACAACACGATGATGCTGCTCGGCGACGCCAAGAAGATGACCGAGAACATCGTCAAGGGCATGTAG
- a CDS encoding alpha/beta hydrolase: MAFLKWLLIVVVAIYASVLAFLFVRQRAMLFPIPPVGRIAPAAAGFAQAEEHVLTSADGERVIVWHVPAKPGRKVVLYFPGNGDFLAGVVSRFKALTADGTGLVALSYRGYAGSSGSPSEHGLLQDAAAAYAFTTERYEPARIVAWGFSLGSGVATAIAAEHPIARLILEAPYTSTVDVASEMLKVVPVSLLMLDRFHSDQRIANIRVPLLIMHGEKDPAISIRFGERLFALAHDPKRFVRFPDGGHNDLDLFGATATAKSFIDGP; this comes from the coding sequence GTGGCCTTTCTCAAATGGCTCCTGATCGTCGTCGTCGCGATCTACGCAAGCGTGCTTGCGTTTCTGTTCGTCCGCCAGCGCGCGATGCTGTTTCCAATCCCGCCGGTCGGCCGCATTGCGCCGGCCGCTGCGGGATTTGCGCAGGCCGAAGAGCATGTGCTGACGTCGGCCGACGGTGAGAGGGTCATCGTCTGGCACGTGCCGGCGAAGCCCGGCCGCAAGGTCGTTCTGTATTTCCCGGGCAATGGCGATTTCCTCGCCGGGGTAGTGTCACGTTTCAAGGCGCTGACGGCCGACGGGACAGGCCTCGTGGCGCTGTCGTATCGAGGCTATGCGGGCTCCAGCGGCAGCCCGAGCGAGCATGGGCTGCTTCAGGACGCCGCGGCCGCCTATGCGTTCACGACCGAGCGCTACGAGCCGGCACGGATCGTGGCCTGGGGCTTCTCCCTCGGCAGCGGCGTTGCCACGGCGATCGCGGCGGAGCATCCGATCGCCAGGTTGATCCTCGAGGCGCCGTATACGTCCACCGTGGACGTCGCTTCCGAGATGCTCAAGGTCGTTCCGGTCAGCCTGCTGATGCTCGACCGCTTCCATTCCGATCAGCGTATCGCCAACATCCGTGTCCCGCTTCTGATCATGCATGGCGAGAAGGATCCGGCGATTTCGATCCGGTTCGGGGAACGATTGTTCGCGCTTGCGCATGACCCCAAGCGCTTCGTACGGTTTCCCGACGGCGGACATAATGACCTGGATCTTTTTGGTGCGACCGCGACCGCAAAGAGTTTCATCGACGGCCCGTAG
- a CDS encoding sodium:proton antiporter: protein MTWPFALPFAGLLLSIALGPLLFAGFWHHHYGKIAAAWALVTLAALTWRAGLGAALASFIHALLAEYLSFIVLLFALYTVAGGILVTGDIRGTPVTNTAILALGTIIASVVGTTGAAMILVRPLIRANLARPHNVHVLIFFIILVANVGGALSPLGDPPLFVGFLRGVDFFWTMRNIWLQTMIVAGLLLVVFAAIDAWRFRTEPASKAPEKKEPVRVRGLVNVVLIAAIVADIMVSAVWKPGISFEVVGTHVELQNLVRDGILVVIAGLSLWLTPDEHREANGFNWEPIREVAKLFAAIFTAIVPVIAMLNAGHSGSFGWLLNAVTTPTGAPREVAYFWSTGLMSAFLDNAPTYLLFFELAGGDPKVLMGELSGTLAAISMGAVYMGALTYIGNAPNFMVAAIANERGIKMPSFFGYMLRAAAVLIPLFVLLTVLPIHPLFSSS, encoded by the coding sequence ATGACCTGGCCGTTCGCGCTGCCGTTTGCGGGATTGCTGCTGTCGATCGCGCTCGGCCCGCTGCTGTTTGCCGGCTTCTGGCACCATCATTACGGGAAGATCGCCGCGGCATGGGCCCTGGTGACCCTGGCGGCGCTGACCTGGCGGGCTGGGCTCGGAGCTGCGCTCGCGTCTTTCATTCATGCGCTGCTCGCCGAATATCTCAGCTTCATCGTGCTGCTGTTCGCGCTCTATACCGTCGCCGGCGGGATCCTGGTGACCGGCGACATCAGGGGCACGCCTGTGACCAACACCGCCATCCTGGCGCTCGGCACGATCATCGCGAGCGTCGTCGGCACCACGGGCGCCGCGATGATCCTGGTGCGTCCGCTGATCCGCGCCAATCTGGCGCGGCCGCACAATGTGCATGTGCTGATCTTCTTCATCATCCTCGTCGCCAATGTCGGCGGCGCGCTGAGTCCGCTGGGTGATCCGCCGCTGTTCGTCGGCTTCCTGCGCGGGGTCGACTTTTTCTGGACGATGCGGAACATCTGGTTGCAGACCATGATCGTGGCCGGGCTGCTGCTCGTCGTCTTTGCCGCAATCGACGCGTGGCGCTTTCGCACGGAGCCGGCTTCAAAGGCTCCCGAGAAGAAGGAGCCGGTTCGTGTCCGCGGGCTGGTCAACGTCGTCCTCATCGCGGCCATCGTCGCCGACATCATGGTCTCGGCTGTCTGGAAGCCGGGCATCTCCTTCGAGGTCGTCGGGACGCATGTCGAGCTGCAGAACCTCGTCCGTGATGGCATCCTCGTCGTGATTGCCGGCCTGTCGCTCTGGCTCACGCCCGACGAACACCGCGAGGCCAATGGCTTCAATTGGGAGCCGATCCGCGAGGTCGCGAAGCTGTTCGCCGCGATCTTCACCGCGATCGTGCCGGTCATCGCCATGCTGAATGCGGGCCACAGCGGCTCGTTCGGCTGGCTGCTGAATGCCGTGACGACGCCGACCGGTGCGCCGCGCGAAGTCGCCTATTTCTGGTCCACGGGATTGATGTCGGCATTTCTCGACAACGCCCCGACCTACCTGCTGTTCTTCGAGCTCGCCGGCGGGGATCCCAAAGTGCTGATGGGCGAATTGTCGGGCACGCTGGCGGCGATCTCGATGGGCGCAGTCTACATGGGCGCGCTGACCTACATCGGAAACGCGCCGAACTTCATGGTCGCAGCAATCGCCAATGAGCGCGGCATCAAGATGCCGAGCTTCTTCGGCTACATGCTGCGGGCCGCTGCCGTCCTGATCCCGCTGTTCGTGCTGTTGACCGTGCTGCCGATCCATCCACTGTTCAGCTCCAGTTGA
- a CDS encoding calcium:proton antiporter — MSVKGATPASSVIFPGLAVALVAIVTATHYDFTPSASGLVFAAVLLVILFGTVFAAVHHAEVIAHEIGEPFGTLLLTLAVTVIEVALIATIMLGDKAAPALARDTVFAVVMIVCNGLVGICIFIGGLRYREQDVLVSGANLYLSVLFTMATITLVLPNYTLTSPGPVYSAVQLGFVSVVTILLYAVFLYTQTTRHRDYFVGAAAGFSDDDVRLPPAKMALSVGLLLLALLAVVLLAKKFSLVVDAGVAATGAPPAVAGVLVALLILLPESVAALSAARANDLQKSINLALGSSLATIGMTIPAVAVAAYVLDKQLVLGLDAQGTVLLVLTFVLSMLTFGTGRTNILFGLVHMVVFAIFLFLLFVP; from the coding sequence ATGAGCGTGAAGGGCGCGACGCCGGCATCATCGGTGATCTTCCCGGGCCTGGCGGTCGCGCTGGTCGCGATCGTGACGGCGACGCATTATGACTTCACGCCTTCCGCCTCCGGCCTGGTCTTCGCCGCGGTGCTGCTGGTGATCCTGTTCGGCACGGTGTTTGCGGCCGTTCATCACGCCGAGGTCATCGCGCACGAGATCGGCGAGCCGTTCGGCACGCTGCTCCTCACCTTGGCCGTGACGGTCATCGAGGTGGCGCTGATCGCCACCATCATGCTCGGCGACAAGGCGGCTCCGGCGCTGGCACGCGACACGGTGTTCGCGGTCGTGATGATCGTCTGCAACGGCCTGGTCGGTATCTGTATCTTCATCGGCGGCCTGCGCTACCGCGAGCAGGATGTCCTGGTCTCCGGGGCCAATTTGTATCTGAGCGTGCTGTTCACGATGGCGACCATCACGCTGGTGTTGCCGAATTATACGCTGACTTCGCCCGGTCCGGTCTATTCGGCCGTGCAACTCGGCTTCGTCAGCGTCGTCACGATCCTGCTCTACGCCGTGTTCCTGTACACCCAGACCACCCGCCATCGCGATTATTTCGTCGGCGCCGCTGCCGGGTTCAGCGATGACGATGTCCGGCTTCCGCCCGCCAAGATGGCGCTCAGTGTCGGGCTCCTGCTGCTCGCGCTGCTGGCGGTGGTGCTGCTCGCCAAGAAGTTCTCGCTGGTGGTCGATGCCGGCGTTGCGGCAACAGGCGCGCCGCCGGCGGTCGCAGGCGTGCTCGTGGCGCTGCTGATCCTGCTGCCGGAGAGTGTCGCCGCCCTCTCGGCAGCCCGCGCCAACGACCTGCAGAAGAGCATCAATCTCGCGCTGGGCTCCTCGCTCGCGACCATCGGGATGACCATCCCGGCAGTGGCGGTCGCCGCCTATGTGCTCGACAAGCAGCTCGTCCTTGGGCTGGACGCGCAGGGGACGGTGCTGCTGGTCCTGACCTTCGTCCTGAGCATGCTGACCTTCGGCACCGGACGGACGAACATCCTGTTCGGGCTGGTACACATGGTCGTATTCGCGATATTCCTGTTCCTGCTCTTCGTGCCCTGA